The segment TATCAGTTTAATATCACAGGTATAAATATATCAGATATTACGTGATATTGAAATAAAAGATCATCATAAAAATAAAAAAGCCAACGCCCGGCAACATTTCACCGTTCGCTGGCTAGAAGATATAAATGCCTAATCCTTAAGAAATACTGCACTATGTGCTCTAATGAGGTCGACTTACAGAGTCTCTGAGCACCAGATTCGTCTGCAGCCGGATGGACTGAGCTTTGGCTTCCGGCTCCTGCCGCCTATGGAGCAGCAGCTTCAGCGCTTCGGCACCAAAGTCATCCAGCGGCTGGGCCACGGTCGTCATCGGCACCGGCGCATACTCCAGCATGCTGTGGTCGGAGAAGCCGGTGACCGACAGGTCCTCCGGAACCCGATAACCGAGCCGGAGCGCCGCATTCATCGCAGACATGGCCAGGTAATCATCACAGCATACCAGTGCGGTGAGGCCGCTCGCCCTTTTTAGAAAATCGCCAATGAGCTTCACCCGCTCCAGATCCCCCTCATAAAGGATGCCAGGCTCCTCCCGGATCAAGATCCGCTCCTGCTGAATGTCGACCTTGCCGGCCAGGAGTGCATCCAGATAGCCCTGATACCGCTCTTCCCGACTCCGCACCTGATGCAGTTGACCCGCGATAAATCCGATTTCCCGGTGACCGAGAGAGAGCAGATGCGCTGTCATATCATAAGAGCCCTGGTAATGGTCATGGCTCACACTATCAAAATCAACTTCATTAAATTGACGATCCATGATGACGACGGGATATCTTTGCAGCTTCAGCCGAAGCAGATGGTCACCGCAGATTTTCCGGTCCACCGGAAAGAGCAGAATGCCCATGATGTCCTTCCGGGCGGCAAATGCCTTTACGGCTGCCATCTCCTCTTCCTCCGTACCTGCGATACGAAGCACGATAGCAATCCCTTGCCGGTGAGCTGCGCGGTCAATAGACACCACGAGCCTGCCAATATAATCATCCATGCCTGGAACGATCAGCGCGATCTGCCTTCCTGCCGCGAGCTCCTCCTGATTATAAGCCCCCTCTGTGCTCCCTGCTGCCTGCTCCAGCTGAGACCGGTCTACATCCGCGAGGAAGGTCCCCCGCCTTGGCATACGGTAGACCAGCCCCTCGTCCTGCAGCGCCTGCAAAGCCAGCTTACCGGTCATACGGCTGACCCCGAATTTTGCCGCAAGCTCACCCTCGGACGGAATGAGATCATGTGGCTTTAAGCCCTGCTCCAGAATGATGCCAATGACCTGCTCCTTCACCTGCTCAAATAACTTTCCTGTTTTTTTGTTCATGGTTATCCTGCCTTTTTTCGTATATCACGTATATCACTGATATTTACTATACCACACGAAAAAGAGACCTGTCCCCTGATTTTCTTCACCTGCCGGATCGTCAAGCCAGTCCAATGCCGATCTATCCCTGCTTTCTGGATTTTAGCAACGGCCTCGCCTCAGTAAGCAGCTGATTCAAGCGTCCGGTCAGGTCATGAAACTGGTTCTTCTCGTGCTCAGACTCAGCGGAAAGACTCATCAATTCCAGATCAGCCTCGCATTGCTTCAGCGCTGCATACAGCGTCCGGGATCGGCTTGGCGCCGGCAAGGGCCGAGCGTCATTGTATAGATCCAGATGCAAACACCCATTACTTCCGATCTGCCCCAGATATACGTCCTTATATTTCAATTGGGCAGGCTCCAGCTGAGACTGAAGCCACTGCTCGCTGCGGCCCGCTGCCTGCAGCGGCTCCGTCATCAGCTTCCCGTCCATAATCACAATCTGGGGCTCCTTCAGCTGACTTGTGCGTAAATGGAGGTCGCCGGGTGTCAGAGGCTGCTTGTCCGGAGCGAGCATCACATTCACTTCACCGCTGGATTCCATAATCGCGAATTCAACGTCTGCCAGGTCGAACACACTTTTATTCCGGAGCTGCTCCATCAGCTCATCCGAGCTCATTTTTTCTTTCTTGAGTGCAGCCTCCTGAATTTTTCCGTTTCGAACGAGCACACGCGCTTTAAAATCAATAAAATCCCGGATTCGCTTGCTCTTGATCTGAAGCATTTCGATGCCTAAAGAGAGAATAACCCATACCACCAGGGCCACAATACCCAGATACCAGTTTCCTTCAAGGTCGAGCGAAATGTAGGCCGCCAAGCTGCCAATCGTAATGCCTGTAATATATTCAAAAAAAGACAGCTGCGATGCCTGCCGCTTGCCCAGCAGCTTGGTAAGCAGAAATAAAATCACCAGCGAGCTTAATGTGCGTACAGATACTTCCAGCCACATCGGCATGCCAAAGAAGCTCCTTTCCATGTCAGTCATAACCTGTAGTATAAGGAAAACAGTCTGCATCTATTCTGCCCGGCGAAAAAGCTTCACCAAAAAATAATATTTATAACTTTTTCTTATGGAGAAAGCGTTTTTTTATTGAGTTATTGGCCTCAGACAGGTAAAGTTAAAAGAAAAAATACATATTGGAGAGGAGCTTGCATTCATGACATTTAATGAACGCCGCTTCGATGTCATCACGTTCGGTGAGTCGATGGGGATGCTTTATCCAGAAGGACCTCGGGGAATCGGCCAAGGCGGCACTATGAGCCAGTCCTTCGGAGGAGCCGAAAGCAATCTTGCAATTGGCCTCGCAAGACTGGGCTGTCAGGTAGGCTGGTTCAGCCAGCTGGGCCGCGATCCTTTAGGTAAAGGTATTGTGAAAACGCTTCGCGGAGAAGGCGTTGACGTCTCCAGGGTCCACTATACGACAGATGCACCGACCGGCCTAATGCTGCGGGAGCAAGTCCGGGGCAAGTCTTCGGTTTATTATTACCGCGCCGGCTCTGCCGCAAGCAGAATGACACCGGAGCTTGTGGACCCCGCTTATATTGCCGACAGCCGTATCGTCCATATTACCGGCATTACGCCCGCACTGAGCCAGAGCTGCCTGGACACAGTCCGCCGCGTCATCGCACTCTGCAAGGAGCACGGCACGAAGATCAGCTTCGATCCGAACCTGCGCCTCAAGCTGTGGAGCATTCAGCAGGCAAGACCCGTGCTGCTGGAGCTGGCGAATCACTGCGACTACTTCCTGCCCGGCTACGATGAGTGCAAGCTTTTGTATCAGACGGATAGCGAGCAGGAAATCTTCGAACAGCTGCGCAAGCTGAACGCCGTAACGGTCGTGAAGAGCTATAACGACAGTAATGTGATCGTCGAGCCAGACCGCCTTAATACAGTTCCTTTCCGCAAGGTTAAGCACGTGGTAGATACCGTAGGCGCCGGAGACGGCTTCTGTGCCGGCTTCCTCGCAGGCATCTCGAAAGGACAATCCCCTGAAGAAGCACTTCAGCTGGCTGCCCTGACAGGCTCTATGGTTGTAGAAGCTGTGGGTGACTGGGAAGCGCTTCCGACCTGGGAAGAAGTGGAGCAGGAACAGGGCATTACCGCTCACATCGAGCGATAGAACGCATGGAACCCATTTCATTGCATCCGCTTACTTAAATTGAAGAATGACCTAAATTGAAGAATGGAGTGTATCTCTTAATGAAAAAGCTAAAATTGATTCAGCAAATTCACGAAGCCGGCGTGGTCGCCGTTCTTCGTGCCGATTCACCGGAAGAAGTCGTTTCTATGGCCAAGCATGCCATTGAAGGCGGCATCAAGGTGATCGAGATTACATTGACGGTGCCTTTCGCTCTGGAAGCCATAACCGAGCTGGCGAAGACCTATTCCTCTGCTGACCCTGCGGCAGACAATTACGCAATCATCGGTGCCGGCACCGTCCTGGATCCTGAAACCGCGCGTGCAGCCATTCTGGCTGGCTCGGAGTTCGTCGTGGCTCCAGGCGTTCACCGCGAGACGATTCTGCTGTGCAACCGCTACCGGGTGCCGGTGATGCCGGGTGCCGTAACTGTATCGGATATTACTGTGGCTCTGGAGCTTGGCGTTGACGTATTGAAGCTGTTCCCGGGCAACCTCTACTCTCCTTCGGTCATCCCATCCCTGCGGGGTCCACTGCCACAGGCCAACATCATGCCAACCGGCGGCGTCAACCTGGACAATCTGGGAGAATGGTTCAAGGCCGGGGCGTTTGCGGTAGGCATCGGCTCCGATTTAACGAAGGATGCCGTCAAAACGGGTGACTTCTCCTTGATCTCGGACAAAGCGAGAGCCTATATTGAAGCTTTCCAAAAAACCAAGCAAGCGTAAGCTGCACGGCGTTCCGGCTTCATATACGTATAGCTTTCTGTTTTAGAAGAAGCGGCGATTTCCGGCTCATCGGGCCGGATCGCTGCTTCTTTATTTATAGACCTGCTTACGAAGCGTACACAGACCCGTAGCCAGTGCACCCGCCACAATCGTAACCAGCGACTGGACAAAGGTACCGCCGCTTAACAGCACCCCGCCGGCACCTATTATAGCCAGATCCATAATCAGAATAATGATCCCGACATTCAGCGGCACATATCGCGTCAGAAAGTGTGCCAGCAGGTCTGTCCCGCCCGTGCTTGTCTCAAATCGAAGCATCAGGCCGAGTCCGGCACCGATGAAGGCTCCCCCCGCCGCCGCATTGAAAGCAATGCTGCCGCCAATATAGGAGGGTGCCCAAGCCTGCAGCGGAGCCAGCAGATCAATCATGAGCGAAGAGATGAGCATCCCTGTCAGGCTGTTATAGAAAATATCCCGATTCAAAAGCCAGGCCGCGAGAAACATCGGCACACTGCACACAATAATGACAAAGCCGATTGGCAAGCCGCTCAAATAGTTAACGATCAGCGCAATGCCGATCACGCCGCCATCCAGCACATGGCTGGGCACGAGAAAAGCATTGGTTCCCATGGCGATGAACAGGCTGCCCAATACCATTATGCAATATTTGACCCAAGACATTTGCATCTTGCACAGCCTTTCATTTCAGGAATACCTATGTATATGCTTGTCTTTTGGCAAATATTGATCGTGGACTGATTTTTATATAGCCCTGCTAGATGCCATTCTCCGTTTGTGCTCCACCGGTTTTAAACTTATACTAATAGAAGAAAACGTTCACAGTACAGAAGAGGTGACCTGTTATGGATCAGATGAAAGAAGCCTATGAGAAGCTTGGGCTTCCGGAAACCGCTAGCCGGGAGGAAGTCGAAGAGCGCTATACCCTTCTCATGCGCCAGGCCCGTTCCGAGCAGCGCAGAAGCCCGGAGAAAGCCGAGGCGGTAGAAGCCAGGTTCTCGGAAGCGACCCGGGCCTACCGATATATTACCGAGGAAGACGATCGTAAATCACTGGAAGAAATCAGCCGCCAGAAATACGGCAAGTTCAGAGGTCTCGCCGGACCGGCTGAGAAAACCGAGCACTTTTTCCGTTACTACCGCTATCATGTGCTGGGCGCCTTAGCTTTGCTCGGGCTTGCCATTTACATTGTAATCAGCATTGTGAACTACCGCGCGGAGCAGGAGCGTCTCGCCCAGCTGCCTCCGGTCGATCTTTCCATCATGCTGCTCGGCACGTATATGATGCCGGACGGCGGCACAGAGACCGAGCCGCTGGAGCAGGCCATACTGGAGCAGTTCCCGGAATGGAAGCGGGTGGAGGTCAATATGACCTACGTTCCGCCACTGAATTCCTCTAACCCCTCCGACGCCGCGCTGCTGCAGAAAGCGCTGCTCATGATTAGCTCCGAGCGCCCGGACCTGTACATCGTAGACCAGAATTCCTATGAGTGGGTTGGCAACCAGGGAATCTTCCAGCCGCTGGATGAGAAGATCAATCAGGACTGGAAGGACATCGCTGATCCCGGACTGCACATTAAAGGCCAGCTGGATGAAGATCCTGCGGAAAGGGTGTATGCGGTCAACATTACAGACAGCTCGCTGGTAGAGGGGCTGCCCGTAGCCAAGAATGAAATGTATGCCGGCATCAGCCCTGTCGCAGAGAATGAACAAAAGGCCTTCGCCTTTATCCAGGCCTACCTGGAAGCTGTGCCAAGTCAATAAACGACTGCTCGCCCTCCCGGGGGCTGTCCCAATAGTAGTAGATTCTTGTTTACTCTTTTAGGATAGCCTCTGTTTTTATCTAGGCATGACAGCGTGATCTTGCTATAATGCTATAATATAAAGAATGAATTTGAGAGTGCTAAGAGTGCTAAAAAGAGGAGATTATTAATGTCTGGACAAATTAAAATATTCGCCGACAGCACCTGTGATCTGCCGCCGGAATGGATTAGTGAGCATCAGATTGGAATTGTACCTTTATATGTAGTTTTCGGAGAGGATTCCTTGCGCGATGGTATTGACATCACTCCGATTGAGCTGTATGCCAAGGTGGATCAGACCGGTGCACTCCCGAAGACCGCAGCCCCGTCTCCTTCAGATTTTATGGCTGCGTTCACTCCTTATATTGAGCAAGGAGATCAGATTCTGTATATCAGCCTTTCCTCGGAGCTGTCCTCCACCTACCAGAATGCATTGGTAGCGGCTGAAGAGCTTCCAGCCGGTCAGGTCACCGTCATTGACTCCCGCAACCTTTCCTGCGGCATCGGGCTGCTGGTGATGAAAGCTGTACAGGCTGTGAAGAATGGTTCCGACATGCCGCAGATTGTGGACATGCTGACAAGCACCATCAACCAGGTCGAAAGTGAGTTTGTGATCGATACTCTGGAGTACTTGTATAAGGGCGGACGCTGCTCCGGCATGCAGAACCTCATTGGAAGCCTGCTCAAGATCAGGCCGGTGATCAAGGTCGATGACGGCGTCATGACACCAGCCTATAAGGTGAGAGGCAAGAAGGAGAAGGCGCTGGAGCAGATGCTCACGAATGCCTTGGCTAAAGCCGGGGACATGGATAATGATTTGATCATTGTCGTACATACAATGGCAGAGTCTGAGGCTAAATACCTCCAGCAGGCTCTCCAAGAGAAGACAGGCGCGCGCCAGGTAGCC is part of the Paenibacillus algicola genome and harbors:
- a CDS encoding sugar kinase, which produces MTFNERRFDVITFGESMGMLYPEGPRGIGQGGTMSQSFGGAESNLAIGLARLGCQVGWFSQLGRDPLGKGIVKTLRGEGVDVSRVHYTTDAPTGLMLREQVRGKSSVYYYRAGSAASRMTPELVDPAYIADSRIVHITGITPALSQSCLDTVRRVIALCKEHGTKISFDPNLRLKLWSIQQARPVLLELANHCDYFLPGYDECKLLYQTDSEQEIFEQLRKLNAVTVVKSYNDSNVIVEPDRLNTVPFRKVKHVVDTVGAGDGFCAGFLAGISKGQSPEEALQLAALTGSMVVEAVGDWEALPTWEEVEQEQGITAHIER
- a CDS encoding J domain-containing protein produces the protein MDQMKEAYEKLGLPETASREEVEERYTLLMRQARSEQRRSPEKAEAVEARFSEATRAYRYITEEDDRKSLEEISRQKYGKFRGLAGPAEKTEHFFRYYRYHVLGALALLGLAIYIVISIVNYRAEQERLAQLPPVDLSIMLLGTYMMPDGGTETEPLEQAILEQFPEWKRVEVNMTYVPPLNSSNPSDAALLQKALLMISSERPDLYIVDQNSYEWVGNQGIFQPLDEKINQDWKDIADPGLHIKGQLDEDPAERVYAVNITDSSLVEGLPVAKNEMYAGISPVAENEQKAFAFIQAYLEAVPSQ
- a CDS encoding bifunctional 2-keto-4-hydroxyglutarate aldolase/2-keto-3-deoxy-6-phosphogluconate aldolase; protein product: MKKLKLIQQIHEAGVVAVLRADSPEEVVSMAKHAIEGGIKVIEITLTVPFALEAITELAKTYSSADPAADNYAIIGAGTVLDPETARAAILAGSEFVVAPGVHRETILLCNRYRVPVMPGAVTVSDITVALELGVDVLKLFPGNLYSPSVIPSLRGPLPQANIMPTGGVNLDNLGEWFKAGAFAVGIGSDLTKDAVKTGDFSLISDKARAYIEAFQKTKQA
- a CDS encoding YitT family protein, which codes for MVLGSLFIAMGTNAFLVPSHVLDGGVIGIALIVNYLSGLPIGFVIIVCSVPMFLAAWLLNRDIFYNSLTGMLISSLMIDLLAPLQAWAPSYIGGSIAFNAAAGGAFIGAGLGLMLRFETSTGGTDLLAHFLTRYVPLNVGIIILIMDLAIIGAGGVLLSGGTFVQSLVTIVAGALATGLCTLRKQVYK
- a CDS encoding DegV family protein gives rise to the protein MSGQIKIFADSTCDLPPEWISEHQIGIVPLYVVFGEDSLRDGIDITPIELYAKVDQTGALPKTAAPSPSDFMAAFTPYIEQGDQILYISLSSELSSTYQNALVAAEELPAGQVTVIDSRNLSCGIGLLVMKAVQAVKNGSDMPQIVDMLTSTINQVESEFVIDTLEYLYKGGRCSGMQNLIGSLLKIRPVIKVDDGVMTPAYKVRGKKEKALEQMLTNALAKAGDMDNDLIIVVHTMAESEAKYLQQALQEKTGARQVALSTAGCVISSHCGPQTVGLMYTKKI
- a CDS encoding substrate-binding domain-containing protein, whose product is MNKKTGKLFEQVKEQVIGIILEQGLKPHDLIPSEGELAAKFGVSRMTGKLALQALQDEGLVYRMPRRGTFLADVDRSQLEQAAGSTEGAYNQEELAAGRQIALIVPGMDDYIGRLVVSIDRAAHRQGIAIVLRIAGTEEEEMAAVKAFAARKDIMGILLFPVDRKICGDHLLRLKLQRYPVVIMDRQFNEVDFDSVSHDHYQGSYDMTAHLLSLGHREIGFIAGQLHQVRSREERYQGYLDALLAGKVDIQQERILIREEPGILYEGDLERVKLIGDFLKRASGLTALVCCDDYLAMSAMNAALRLGYRVPEDLSVTGFSDHSMLEYAPVPMTTVAQPLDDFGAEALKLLLHRRQEPEAKAQSIRLQTNLVLRDSVSRPH
- a CDS encoding DUF421 domain-containing protein yields the protein MPMWLEVSVRTLSSLVILFLLTKLLGKRQASQLSFFEYITGITIGSLAAYISLDLEGNWYLGIVALVVWVILSLGIEMLQIKSKRIRDFIDFKARVLVRNGKIQEAALKKEKMSSDELMEQLRNKSVFDLADVEFAIMESSGEVNVMLAPDKQPLTPGDLHLRTSQLKEPQIVIMDGKLMTEPLQAAGRSEQWLQSQLEPAQLKYKDVYLGQIGSNGCLHLDLYNDARPLPAPSRSRTLYAALKQCEADLELMSLSAESEHEKNQFHDLTGRLNQLLTEARPLLKSRKQG